One genomic window of Fusarium fujikuroi IMI 58289 draft genome, chromosome FFUJ_chr01 includes the following:
- a CDS encoding related to cation diffusion facilitator 10: MSSPNTPSKHGSHAQLRRPSLLSNEDSHNPLGTRSGALQSLIRSRSHQSIQSLSSSVPAHPPSFWMGPDDEETGLLRHDHDELGRLLADERRLTQLLHGPQNRSAKLIGRSNPRYRWEQYWKPEEELAAMSKPLREYYERTNELIQQYLYIDALLDSAIPHDLLNEYQAELEASAFRPLDVPDTINEEPSTTSDSPPLTGSTPVSASITPGSYGTVSVKASNLTTKLPATRTPQDIFRSSENLPLLQRQDQSEDEDEEQPPRPASQEDDNGPKPLLPWLEDAEIDSDDPIVTLAIWVNFIANAILLAGKLVVIVSVPSMSVLASLVDAVLDFLSTVIVWITTRLISSSHQDQYSYPVGRRKLEPLGVLVFSIIMITSFCQVGLECISRLMDPEHAILELGIPAIAIMVSTIVIKGACWIWCRVVKNSSVRALAEDAKTDVIFNTGSILFPIIGYYGRVWWLDAVGGLFLSLVVIFNWSQTSAHHVRNLSGFSAQPDERNLLLYLTMRFATAIRQIQNLRAYHAGDKLFVEVDIVLSAATPLKDSHDLSEVLTYFLESVPIVDRAFVHVDYTSYNAPTHMLKGSAAKQK; the protein is encoded by the exons ATGAGCTCTCCAAACACTCCCTCAAAACATGGTAGCCATGCTCAATTACGGCgcccttctctcctctcaaaCGAGGATAGCCACAATCCTCTGGGCACGCGCAGTGGCGCCCTCCAGTCCCTCATCCGCAGTCGCTCTCACCAGAGCATACAGAGCTTGAGCAGTTCTGTTCCTGCGCATCCTCCCTCTTTCTGGATGGGacctgatgatgaggagactGGGCTGCTTCGCCACgaccatgatgagcttggcagGCTGCTCGCTGATGAGCGTCGCCTCACCCAACTGCTCCACGGCCCCCAGAACCGTAGTGCCAAACTCATTGGCAGAAGCAACCCTCGATATCGATGGGAGCAATACTGGAAgcctgaggaggagctggcTGCTATGTCCAAACCACT GCGCGAGTACTATGAGAGAACAAATGAGTTGATTCAGCAATATCTGTACATCGATGCTCTCCTCGACTCCGCTATTCCCCAcgatcttctcaacgagTACCAAGCAGAGCTTGAAGCCTCTGCATTCCGACCACTTGACGTCCCGGATACCATCAACGAGGAGCCCTCCACCACATCCGACTCCCCCCCTCTTACTGGATCAACTCCTGTATCCGCATCTATCACTCCAGGCTCCTATGGCACTGTCAGCGTCAAGGCTAGCAATTTGACTACAAAGCTCCCTGCTACTCGCACACCTCAAGACATCTTCCGTTCCTCCGAGAACTTGCCCCTCCTTCAGCGTCAGGATCAAtccgaagacgaggatgaggagcaaCCTCCGCGACCTGCTAGTCAAGAAGATGACAACGGCCCCAAGCCCTTGTTACCTTGGTTGGAGGATGCTGAAATCGACAGCGACGACCCCATCGTGACATTGGCCATCTGGGTCAACTTCATCGCCAATGCCATTTTACTCGCTGGAAAGCTTGTTGTCATTGTCTCAGTTCCTTCAATGTCCGTCCTTGCCAGTTTGGTAGATGCTGTGCTTGATTTCCTCAGTACCGTCATCGTATGGATTACTACGCGTCTCATCTCGTCGAGTCATCAAGACCAATATAGCTATCCTGTTGGTCGCCGCAA ACTTGAACCACTTGGCGTCCTCGtcttttccatcatcatgatcacaTCTTTCTGCCAAGTTGGACTCGAGTGTATTTCTCGCCTCATGGACCCTGAGCATGCTATCCTTGAGTTGGGTATTCCAGCTATCGCCATCATGGTTTctaccatcgtcatcaagggTGCCTGCTGGATCTGGTGCCGTGTCGTCAAGAACTCAAGTGTCAGAGCACT GGCTGAGGATGCAAAGACGGATGTGATCTTCAACACTGGTTCCATCCTGTTTCCTATCA TTGGCTACTATGGGCGAGTCTGGTGGCTTGATGCTGTCGGTGGCTTGTTCCTCTCGCTTGTTGTTATCTTCAACTGGAGTCAGACCTCGGCACACCACGTCCGTAACCTTTCAGGCTTCTCCGCCCAGCCTGACGAGCGAAACCTGCTGCTATACTTGACCATGCGCTTCGCCACTGCCATTCGACAGATTCAAAATTTGCGCGCCTATCACGCTGGTGACAAACTCTTCGTCGAGGTCGATATTGTGCTTTCTGCAGCAACACCTCTCAAGGACAGTCATGATCTTAGCGAGGTGCTGACATACTTCCTCGAATCTGTGCCAATTGTTGACCGAGCATTCGTCCACGTTGATTACACTAGTTACAATGCCCCGACTCACATGCTCAAAGGATCTGCCGCAAAACAGAAATAA
- a CDS encoding related to phosphatidylinositol-4-kinase: MIGDIRSKALQKIASLSASSSTTSFDRSDLDRLCRACHAGAKSKDYVNGYQNKSSLGRVPMSIREFEVLIALCKTAPKIKSSQSAQRLSYQLFPYILEAHIQVFLPSPFFRKIDPSPTEALAFHVTGALLALGINYDELQENVTDKIWAFVNSCRRATESIISPQAGDPENPHLEDAIRTVTIAVALLGFLDAAAAQADFWRAGGRLAMIKKIRELLSEPFLIAVETALSTIRNCHSQDREVKEWKRYLRHYASSGRPLGAMLLHRSFAHLIVSSTSLMVKDPRSLRESHVLDIYIAQGEDLCNIASSALEADFKTVEEYAALAIEEIQYIEGGADFIRMGSPDQQSLAYSVKAAALISYLNCALLNEDAADTEILMNWLQETLDDSVQMADPTLASVTLRCLALICQISPSFSSNVSRILPRFIVQDAPQKDIVTIASNSLAYALKMLSKDAVIGTLYTLGNVLSPGSDQAFVNDQIDGTASETGLNAIYTNRRSIGSSISLQMYGEEETAIVSGNVVQTICGIAAAFKDEKITALAQSMLQQKLEKVNTGVDARIISGAAALALEGGQLEFRSLLKLFSKLCHTGVVENQLFLLEAVRNARTFISANLRRDSQLFGIYFEHLLDSIIGLGDVHSSGHTKESDVQMAAKEIAELLHPLAIFMSTNDFAFEPIADDETYSLLRDAWFNIVVHGFTTNTDRGKQYMRELRMIAIHSPPLVAEQRGEQVESDIELNTVLRRGMSNDRESLQKKLLSDLVPSKSNEIRSLSYRKVIFLQAAYLMEILRADSGDCTKVLSYFLEPSMSKGELSSAMEGVAASVMDKYIQKTQSGAEPTFSAQYAAEQLATIFCSCCHRIERVQQAAFVCADRFLREIPSALCYRSSLFALIELLSLMWSSCLEAETDVYAPRSTFTSELGGVTVQLSDDYDFRRWTVDILNRKARVWVNSAINLSPLDVKGILQTYLSEFSDEGAYGHVSLGRSFALELGSIIPSTDNRLQSMDKIGNSSVNTASAFVAQYTTRQEYRYGETLPDRGTELMSFMNHNRRLSFVQSSVKESANATTALAHIEARILSKKSTSITEVRDILRRAAALLCRTSKDEAAVAHHLVSIPFALFTKQSINLGVSLWLGVINENPRQESRLLNEIVQQWEFSLTRKLGLFSPTLNHVDPFFLKEEFAPSELEALAKKKQIVHDILSPHTRLLQFFASHYNATRLGSPDIQKVFLRMIDLTLEAMKQSATHPMAREIRFQIVLFGLRVLRSSTTLKPAAQWRLKERLLTAGLSWFRSAPKWSFGSNLLQMKTEIRLISDVLAALQQVSFIGAQTVGNVKSLQSKEQLLDLLLRNEQLRLIVWVNPLNNASNQALTQNAGKAPTEAALLSLIRTAWWQDPAIAIELATRFPFPRLQRDIRFLLLTMPEKAIFEPEALHLIFGGFLPDDVASQQLKYLLYWEPVNPVTAVTMFLPAYQSHPFIIQYAMRALESHSVDVTFFYVPQIVQSLRYDSLGYVKRYILETAQFSQLFAHQIIWNMKANSYKDDDAQIPDEIKPTLDTVMTQMVDGFAAEDRDFYEKEFSFFDEVTDISGKLKPFIKKSKPEKKQKIEEELRKIKVEVGVYLPSNPDGVVIGIDRKSGKPLQSHAKAPYMATFRIQKNKGGVSEVDEMMEENDGEDHGTPERTVEVWQSAIFKVGDDCRQDVLALQMIAAFRGIFHDVGLDVYVFPYRVTATAPGCGVIDVLPNSISRDMLGREAVNGLYDYFISKYGNENSLRFQRARSNFVKSMAAYSVISYLLQFKDRHNGNIMIDDAGHILHIDFGFCFDIAPGGIKFERAPFKLTTEMVAVMGGSMEHQSFKAFEELCVKAFLASRQYCEKLSQIVWLMMDSGLPCFKPESVKHFRERFVLDKSERDAANFMKHLIKTSYSSHSTGIYDQFQLLTNGIPY, from the exons ATGATAGGTGACATTCGCTCCAAGGCGCTGCAGAAGATAGCTTCGCTATCTGCGTCTAGCTCTACAACTTCCTTCGACCGATCTGATCTCGACCGACTATGTAGGGCCTGCCACGCCGGCGCGAAGAGCAAGGACTATGTCAATGGTTATCAGAATAAGAGCTCGCTAGGCCGAGTGCCCATG TCTATACGCGAATTCGAGGTCTTGATCGCATTATGCAAGACAGCACCGAAAATCAAATCGAGCCAGAGTGCCCAGAGACTCTCATATCAGCTGTTCCCGTATATTCTTGAAGCACATATACAGGTTTTTCTTCCTTCGCCATTCTTCCGAAAGATCGACCCGTCCCCGACCGAGGCTCTAGCCTTTCATGTGACAGGGGCCCTATTGGCACTTGGCATCAATTACGATGAGCTTCAGGAGAATGTGACCGATAAGATCTGGGCCTTCGTGAACTCTTGTAGACGAGCTACCGAGAGCATTATCTCACCTCAAGCAGGGGACCCTGAGAATCCTCACCTGGAGGATGCAATCCGAACTGTGACAATTGCCGTGGCACTGCTCGGATTTTTGGATGCGGCAGCCGCTCAGGCCGACTTCTGGAGAGCTGGCGGTCGACTGGCCATGATCAAGAAAATTAGAGAATTGCTTTCTGAGCCCTTCCTTATCGCTGTGGAAACAGCACTATCCACCATACGCAACTGTCATAGCCAGGATCGCGAGGTTAAAGAATGGAAGAGATACCTGCGCCATTATGCCTCGTCTGGACGACCTCTCGGAGCTATGCTCCTGCACCGAAGCTTCGCTCACCTCATTGTCTCCAGCACTTCACTGATGGTAAAAGACCCTCGTTCTCTGCGAGAGTCTCACGTGCTAGATATCTACATTGCCCAGGGTGAAGATCTTTGCAATATCGCGTCCTCTGCGCTCGAAGCAGACTTCAAGACGGTTGAGGAATATGCTGCCCTGGCCATTGAGGAGATCCAGTATATCGAAGGTGGTGCTGACTTCATCCGCATGGGATCTCCCGACCAGCAGAGTCTCGCCTACTCTGTGAAGGCTGCGGCGCTCATTTCCTACTTGAATTGCGCTCTGCTCAatgaagatgctgctgatACCGAGATTCTCATGAACTGGCTTCAGGAAACCCTGGATGACTCTGTTCAGATGGCCGATCCTACTCTTGCCTCGGTCACGTTGCGATGTTTGGCCCTGATCTGTCAGATCTCACCATCCTTCTCGTCTAATGTTAGCCGCATCCTACCTAGGTTCATCGTTCAGGATGCCCCACAGAAAGATATTGTCACTATAGCTTCCAATAGCTTGGCTTATGCCCTCAAAATGCTCTCGAAGGATGCTGTCATCGGCACATTGTATACCCTGGGCAACGTACTCAGCCCTGGGTCGGACCAAGCGTTTGTGAACGACCAGATTGATGGAACGGCAAGTGAAACAGGACTTAACGCCATTTATACCAATCGTCGGTCCATTGGGAGCTCGATTTCACTACAGATGTATGGCGAGGAGGAGACTGCGATCGTTTCTGGCAATGTCGTGCAAACCATCTGTGGAATTGCTGCCGCtttcaaggatgagaaaATTACCGCACTAGCTCAGTCTATGCTTCAGCAGAAGCTCGAAAAGGTCAATACAGGCGTGGATGCCCGGATTATCAGTGGAGCAGCTGCTCTGGCTCTCGAGGGCGGACAACTCGAGTTTCGCTCTTTGCTCAAGCTGTTTAGTAAACTGTGCCATACTGGGGTTGTTGAAAACCAGCTGTTCTTATTGGAAGCT GTGAGAAATGCTCGCACTTTCATTTCTGCCAATCTACGACGTGACTCGCAGCTGTTTGGTATCTACTTTGAACACTTGCTTGACAGCATCATCGGACTTGGTGATGTACACTCGTCTGGACATACCAAGGAATCTGACGTACAAATGGCTGCAAAGGAGATCGCAGAACTTCTTCACCCGCTGGCAATCTTTATGTCCACGAATGATTTTGCTTTCGAACCCATCGCTGATGACGAGAcatattctcttcttcgagaCGCTTGGTTCAACATCGTGGTTCACGGCTTTACCACCAACACAGACCGTGGAAAGCAGTATATGCGAGAATTACGTATGATTGCTATCCACTCCCCACCTCTTGTGGCCGAGCAGCGAGGTGAGCAGGTCGAAAGTGATATCGAGCTTAATACTGTCTTACGACGTGGTATGAGCAACGATAGAGAGTctctgcagaagaagcttttgaGTGATCTTGTACCCTCCAAGTCCAATGAGATTAGGAGCCTTAGCTATCGCAAGGTGATCTTCTTGCAAGCAGCTTATCTGATGGAAATTCTTCGAGCCGACTCAGGTGATTGCACCAAGGTTCTGTCCTATTTCCTGGAACCGAGCATGTCCAAGGGAGAGCTGAGCAGCGCCATGGAGGGTGTTGCGGCTTCTGTCATGGATAAGTATATCCAAAAGACACAAAGCGGCGCCGAACCAACCTTTTCTGCCCAGTACGCTGCTGAGCAGCTCGCTACTATCTTCTGTAGCTGCTGCCATCGTATCGAGCGAGTCCAGCAAGCCGCGTTTGTTTGCGCAGATCGCTTCCTCCGAGAAATTCCTTCAGCCCTCTGCTATAGATCGTCACTCTTCGCACTGATCGAACTGCTCTCGCTCATGTGGTCAAGCTGCTTGGAAGCCGAGACAGATGTTTATGCTCCTAGGTCTACTTTCACGTCAGAGCTTGGCGGAGTGACTGTGCAGCTTTCAGACGACTATGATTTTCGAAGGTGGACAGTAGATATCCTCAACCGCAAGGCCAGGGTATGGGTTAACTCTGCCATCAACCTCTCTCCTCTGGATGTCAAGGGAATTCTGCAGACATATCTCTCGGAGTTCAGTGACGAAGGCGCTTACGGCCATGTCTCTTTGGGAAGATCTTTTGCTCTTGAGCTAGGATCAATTATTCCATCAACAGACAATCGTCTCCAGTCCATGGACAAGATTGGCAACTCGAGTGTCAACACAGCTTCTGCGTTTGTTGCGCAGTACACAACTCGCCAAGAATATCGGTATGGTGAGACGCTTCCGGATCGTGGTACAGAACTTATGAGCTTCATGAACCATAACCGTCGCTTGTCATTTGTGCAGTCATCTGTGAAGGAGAGTGCCAATGCCACTACTGCACTCGCTCATATCGAGGCAAGAATTCTCAGCAAGAAGAGTACGTCCATCACTGAAGTCCGGGATATTCTTCGTAGGGCAGCAGCACTTCTTTGCCGCACGAGCAAGGATGAAGCTGCTGTTGCCCATCACCTTGTGAGCATTCCGTTCGCCCTATTCACCAAGCAATCCATCAACTTGGGTGTCTCTTTATGGCTTGGTGTAATCAACGAAAACCCAAGACAGGAGTCGAGACTGCTGAATGAGATCGTCCAGCAATGGGAGTTCTCTCTTACGCGAAAGCTCGGCCTCTTCAGCCCAACCCTGAATCATGTTGACCCCTTCTTTTTGAAGGAAGAATTTGCCCCCAGCGAACTGGAGGCTctagccaagaagaagcaaattGTGCATGACATTCTCTCACCCCATACTCGACTGCTTCAATTCTTTGCCAGTCATTATAACGCTACCAGGCTCGGTAGCCCTGATATCCAGAAGGTGTTCCTCCGGATGATTGATCTTACACTGGAGGCAATGAAGCAATCTGCAACCCATCCAATGGCTAGAGAGATTCGATTCCAAATCGTCTTATTTGGTCTGCGCGTCCTACGTTCCAGCACCACTCTCAAGCCTGCAGCACAGTGGAGGCTCAAGGAGCGACTTCTTACGGCTGGCCTGTCTTGGTTCAGGTCTGCTCCCAAGTGGTCATTCGGAAGTAACTTATTGCAGATGAAGACCGAGATTCGTCTTATCTCTGATGTCTTGGCGGCCCTCCAACAGGTCTCTTTTATAGGCGCCCAGACTGTCGGCAATGTCAAGTCTCTGCAGTCTAAAGAGCAGCTGCTCGATCTCCTGCTCAGAAATGAACAACTGCGCCTGATCGTCTGGGTAAACCCACTCAACAATGCGAGCAATCAAGCCTTGACCCAAAATGCCGGCAAGGCACCGACCGAAGCTGCACTCTTATCACTCATTAGGACTGCATGGTGGCAGGACCCAGCTATTGCCATCGAACTCGCCACGAGATTTCCGTTCCCTCGCTTGCAGCGCGATATCAGGTTCTTGCTTCTCACCATGCCTGAAAAGGCCATTTTTGAGCCTGAGGCTCTGCACCTGATCTTTGGAGGATTTCTTCCCGACGATGTCGCTTCACAACAACTCAAG TATTTATTGTACTGGGAACCTGTGAACCCCGTAACAGCCGTTACCATGTTCTTACCTGCCTACCAGTCGCACCCTTTCATCATCCAGTACGCCATGCGTGCGCTAGAAAGCCATTCTGTCGACGTAACATTCTTTTATGTTCCCCAAATTGTCCAGTCTCTCCGTTACGATAGCCTGGGATATGTCAAGCGCTATATCCTTGAAACAGCCCAGTTTTCCCAGCTGTTCGCTCACCAGATCATCTGGAACATGAAGGCCAATTCGTACAAGGACGATGATGCTCAGATCCCTGACGAAATCAAACCAACTCTCGACACAGTCATGACTCAGATGGTTGACGGTTTCGCCGCTGAAGACCGTGACTTTTATGAGAAagagttttctttctttgacgAAGTCACTGACATTTCTGGAAAGCTTAAACCCTTCATTAAGAAGTCGAAGccggagaagaagcaaaagattgaagaagagctgcgCAAAATCAAAGTTGAGGTCGGCGTTTATCTTCCTAGTAATCCTGATGGTGTTGTTATTGGCATTGATCGTAAGTCTGGCAAGCCCTTACAGAGTCATGCCAAGGCTCCGTATATGGCGACATTCCGTATTCAGAAGAACAAAGGAGGCGTTTCTGAggtggatgagatgatggaggagaaTGACGGAGAAGATCATGGAACACCAGAGAGGACTGTTGAAGTCTGGCAGTCGGCCATTTTCAAGGTCGGCGATGATTGTCGACAGGACGTCCTGGCGCTGCAGATGATTGCAGCGTTCAGAGGCATATTCCACGATGTCGGCCTAGATGTCTACGTCTTCCCTTATCGagtcactgccactgcccCTGGTTGTGGTGTCATCGACGTGCTGCCTAACTCAATCTCACGAGATATGCTTGGTCGTGAGGCTGTCAATGGTTTGTATGACTACTTTATCTCCAAATACGGCAATGAGAACTCGCTCCGATTCCAGCGAGCCCGCAGCAACTTCGTCAAGTCCATGGCTGCCTACTCAGTCATTTCCTACTTGCTGCAATTCAAGGATCGACACAATGGCAACATCATGATTGACGACGCGGGCCACATCCTACACATTGATTTCGGTTTCTGCTTTGATATCGCCCCAGGTGGTATCAAGTTCGAGCGTGCGCCCTTCAAGCTCACAACCGAGATGGTGGCGGTCATGGGTGGTTCGATGGAGCACCAGAGTTTTAAGGCTTTCGAGGAGCTCTGCGTAAAGGCTTTCCTGGCCAGTCGTCAGTATTGTGAGAAGCTCAGCCAGATCGTCTGGCTCATGATGGATAGTGGGCTGCCCTGCTTCAAGCCTGAGAGTGTAAAGCATTTCCGTGAGCGTTTTGTCCTTGACAAGAGCGAGCGCGACGCTGCCAACTTCATGAAAcatctcatcaagaccagTTACTCGAGCCATAGCACAGGTATCTACGATCAGTTCCAGCTTCTGACTAACGGCATTCCCTATTAG
- a CDS encoding probable proteasome endopeptidase complex subunit PRE7, translated as MAAMFSQNPLMNGPNYSFSDAPKTNSGEFREHRFNPYTDNGGSTLAIAGADFTIMAGDTRHTSGYSINSRMSPKVFRIGGTTASQEDATLVLSVVGFAADGEALRDHLDTICKIYRYRHGKPMTVNACAKRLSTVLYSKRFFPYYSHAMLGGLDEEGRGAVYSYDPVGSYEREQCRAGGAAGSLIMPFLDNQVNFKNQYIPGSGEGHELKERERRPLTRTEVETVVKDAFDGAVERHIEVGDNLQMLIITADGIEETFLPLKKD; from the exons ATGGCTGCCATGTTCAGCCAGAACCCTTTGATGAATGGGCCCAACTATTCATTCTCCGATGCCCCCAAGACCAACAGCGGCGAGTTTCGAGAACATCGATTTAACCC CTACACCGATAATGGTGGCTCGACTCTTGCCATTGCTGGCGCAGACTTtaccatcatggctggtgaCACCCGCCACACTAGCGGTTATAGCATCAACTCTCGCATGTCCCCCAAGGTCTTCCGAATCGGCGGCACCACTGCCTCCCAGGAGGATGCTACACTAGTCCTATCTGTCGTCGGCTTCGCTGCTGATGGTGAGGCCCTCCGTGACCACCTCGATACCATCTGCAAGATCTACCGTTACCGCCACGGCAAGCCTATGACTGTCAATGCTTGTGCCAAACGCCTCTCTACCGTTCTCTACTCGAAGCGATTCTTCCCCTACTACTCGCATGCGATGCTCGGCGGTCTGGATGAGGAGGGCAGAGGCGCTGTGTACTCATACGATCCCGTGGGGAGCTATGAGCGAGAGCAGTGCCGAGCAGGCGGTGCTGCGGGCAGTCTGATCATGCCTTTCCTGGACAACCAGGTTAACTTCAAGAACCAGTATATTCCCGGAAGCGGAGAAGGCCATGAGCTAAAGGAGCGGGAGCGACGTCCTCTTACGCGAACAGAGGTCGAGACTGTTGTCAAGGATGCATTCGATGGTGCGGTGGAGCGTCACATTGAGGTTGGTGATAACCTTCAAATGCTCATCATCACAGCAGACGGTATTGAGGAGACCTTTCTGCCCTTGAAGAAGGATTAG
- a CDS encoding probable heat shock protein 30, whose product MAFFPRNFYNSDASFTPLFRLLDDFDSYSRQGQQNGGTRRSGLTHWQPKFDVRETGEAYELHGELPGMTKENVNIEFTEPQTMTIRGKTERTYTAGTPPAGLVEGSQSQGAIGEGESNDENKNSHHAKVEDEAEAKAHESTEVTHHQQSKEVEKKPGDQSKYWLTERTFGEFSRSFNFPTRVDQDNVSAKFKDGILSIVVPKAKKHESRRINVE is encoded by the coding sequence ATGGCTTTCTTCCCCCGCAACTTCTACAACTCCGATGCTTCCTTTACTCCCCTCTTCCGTCTCCTCGACGACTTCGATAGCTACTCTCGTCAGGGACAACAGAACGGTGGTACCCGTCGAAGCGGCCTCACCCACTGGCAGCCCAAGTTCGATGTTCGCGAGACTGGCGAGGCCTACGAGCTCCATGGAGAGCTCCCTGGCATGACCAAGGAAAACGTCAACATCGAATTCACTGAGCCTCAGACCATGACCATCCGCGGCAAGACTGAGCGCACATACACTGCCGGCACTCCTCCCGCTGGCCTCGTCGAGGGCTCCCAGTCCCAAGGCGCTATCGGCGAGGGCGAGAGTAacgatgagaacaagaactCTCACCAcgccaaggttgaggatgaggccGAGGCCAAGGCTCACGAGAGCACCGAAGTTACCCACCACCAACAGTCCAaggaggtcgagaagaagcctggTGATCAATCCAAGTACTGGCTCACCGAGCGCACCTTCGGCGAGTTCTCTCGCAGTTTCAACTTCCCCACTCGTGTCGACCAGGACAACGTCtctgccaagttcaaggatggTATCTTGAGCATTGTTGttcccaaggccaagaagcacgaGTCTCGCCGCATTAACGTCGAGTAA
- a CDS encoding putative RAD51-like protein, with protein sequence MSEEYDEAQMGEEGGMPGPGAPTPLSALEGISGLTKRDIQLVIDGGYNTVESVAYTPRRVLEQIKGISEQKATKILGEASKLVPMGFTTATEMHQRRSELISITTGSKNLDTLLAGGIETGSVTELFGEFRTGKSQICHTLAVTCQLPFDMGGGEGKCMYIDTEGTFRPVRLLGVANRFGLSGEEVLDNVAYARAYNSDHQLQLLNQAAAMMCETRFSLLIVDSATSLYRTDFCGRGELSNRQTHLAKFMRTLQRLADEFGIAVVITNQVVAQVDGGPSAMFNPDPKKPIGGNIIAHASTTRISLKKGRAETRIAKIYDSPCLPESDTLFAIGEEGIGDPAPKDMEKD encoded by the exons ATGAGTGAGGAGTATGATGAGGCTCAGATGGGCGAAGAGGGCGGCATGCCTGGCCCTGGTGCTCCAACGCCACTCTCCGCGCTCGAG GGAATTTCTGGTTTGACGAAGCGAGATATTCAGCTTGTCATTGATGGAGGCTACAACACAGTCGAGTCCGTGGCTTACACGCCGCGTCGAGTGCTGGAACAGATCAAGGGTATCTCAGAACAGAAGGCGACCAAGATCCTGGGAGAGG CCTCCAAGCTCGTCCCCATGGGCTTCACTACAGCCACGGAGATGCACCAGCGTCGCAGCGAGCTTATTTCTATTACCACTGGATCCAAGAACCTTGATACTCTTCTTGCTGGTGGCATTGAAACAGGTTCAGTTACTGAACTGTTTGGTGAATTCAGAACCGGAAAGAGTCAGATCTGCCACACACTCGCCGTGACCTGTCAACTACCCTTTGATATGGGCGGTGGCGAAGGAAAATGCATGTACATCGATACCGAGGGTACATTTCGACCAGTTCGTCTACTGGGCGTTGCCAACCGATTTGGCCTTTCTGGCGAAGAGGTCTTGGACAATGTTGCGTACGCACGCGCTTACAACTCTGATCACCAGCTTCAATTACTCAACCAGGCTGCAGCTATGATGTGTGAGACCCGATTTTCTCTGCTCATCGTCGATAGTGCGACATCGCTCTACCGAACAGACTTTTGCGGTCGCGGTGAGCTCTCAAATCGACAGACTCACTTGGCCAAATTCATGAGGACCCTTCAGCGTCTGGCGGATGAATTTGGCATCGCGGTTGTCATTACAAACCAAGTCGTGGCTCAGGTCGATGGTGGCCCAAGTGCCATGTTCAACCCTGATCCAAAGAAGCCCATTGGTGGCAACATTATCGCTCATGCCAGTACAACAAGAATCAGTCTCAAGAAGGGTCGTGCGGAAACACGTATTGCCAAAATTTACGACAGCCCATGCCTGCCAGAAAGTGATACTCTGTTTGCCATTGGTGAAGAGGGTATCGGTGACCCGGCCCCAAAGGACATGGAGAAGGATTAG